From the genome of candidate division KSB1 bacterium, one region includes:
- a CDS encoding TIGR04076 family protein, whose product MKNLIVEVADVKERCGANLKPGDYFEVVGQGKIVIPSGKGTCMFALQSLIPFLISKQYEAELPANNWIKETAQLCCPDPKGVVFNIRTVS is encoded by the coding sequence ATGAAAAATTTAATCGTCGAAGTTGCCGATGTGAAAGAGCGATGTGGCGCTAATCTTAAACCTGGAGATTATTTTGAAGTCGTTGGCCAGGGAAAAATTGTAATCCCCAGCGGCAAAGGCACTTGCATGTTCGCCTTGCAAAGCTTGATCCCATTCTTGATTAGCAAGCAGTATGAGGCGGAACTTCCTGCCAATAACTGGATTAAGGAAACCGCCCAGCTCTGCTGCCCTGATCCGAAGGGCGTGGTCTTTAATATACGCACTGTTTCCTAA
- a CDS encoding YggS family pyridoxal phosphate-dependent enzyme, with protein sequence MHKDLYSQTNFYWLMNIEQNILSVKRRIKNACQRAGVDENSILLVAVSKTVPAEIIKEAVAHGIAHIGENRVQEAEQKFRQLGRIATWHLVGHLQTNKVKKALQLFDLIQSLDSLHLAEEINRQALRLGRTVDCLVEVNTSGEPSKFGVAPTECQKLIAEISQLPAIHIRGLMTVGPISPDPEQVRPSFRLLRELKETIQRQNFPNVSMDYLSMGMTNDFEVAIEEGANMIRVGRAIYEQSYT encoded by the coding sequence ATGCATAAAGATTTATATTCGCAGACTAATTTCTATTGGCTGATGAATATTGAACAAAATATATTGAGTGTCAAACGGCGCATCAAAAATGCATGTCAGAGGGCTGGAGTTGATGAGAACAGCATTTTATTGGTTGCGGTTTCTAAGACGGTTCCCGCAGAGATTATCAAAGAAGCGGTAGCTCATGGAATTGCTCATATCGGCGAAAATCGCGTCCAGGAGGCGGAACAAAAATTTCGCCAATTGGGCAGGATTGCCACTTGGCATCTGGTAGGACATCTCCAAACCAATAAGGTTAAAAAGGCATTGCAGCTATTCGATCTGATTCAGTCGCTCGATAGCCTTCATTTAGCTGAGGAAATCAATCGCCAAGCTTTGCGTTTGGGCCGCACCGTCGACTGCCTTGTTGAAGTGAATACCTCTGGCGAGCCATCCAAATTTGGAGTTGCGCCGACTGAATGTCAAAAGCTAATTGCCGAAATATCCCAGCTACCTGCTATTCACATCCGAGGTTTGATGACGGTTGGACCTATCTCCCCAGACCCAGAGCAGGTCCGACCCAGTTTTCGGCTGTTGCGAGAACTGAAAGAAACAATTCAGCGCCAGAATTTTCCCAATGTGTCGATGGATTATCTCTCGATGGGCATGACCAATGACTTTGAAGTTGCCATTGAAGAAGGGGCAAATATGATCCGCGTAGGACGAGCGATTTATGAACAAAGCTACACCTAA
- a CDS encoding YggT family protein, giving the protein MIRLISFIADVYILVIIIRAILSWIPHNPYQPIIKIVYQITDPPLRFVRQFIPLIGGIDISPIILIFAIYLFEKILIMIF; this is encoded by the coding sequence ATGATCCGATTGATCAGTTTTATCGCAGATGTTTACATCCTTGTCATCATTATTCGGGCGATCCTTTCTTGGATCCCCCATAATCCTTATCAGCCAATAATTAAAATTGTCTATCAGATTACCGATCCACCGCTCCGTTTCGTTCGACAGTTTATTCCACTGATTGGTGGGATCGACATTTCTCCGATCATCTTGATTTTTGCAATTTATTTGTTCGAAAAAATATTAATCATGATTTTTTAG
- a CDS encoding DivIVA domain-containing protein gives MKLTPLDIKKQVFKKVLRGYDPIEIETFLEMVAEEFEALIKERNDLSDEVLKLKTQLRDYQEVEKTFKESLMNAQQTINQSRENSKREADLIIKEAEVRAEKIIENAKMQLIEIKNELMVIKAQKDSFAKRLRHLLESQLELLSVLEIDDLGFGEPNTAPKPKELKYQIREPAFLATASDQKKKDSDASADERRKDVKISDQFIF, from the coding sequence TTGAAGTTAACTCCGTTGGATATAAAAAAGCAAGTATTCAAAAAGGTTCTCCGAGGATATGATCCGATTGAAATCGAGACCTTTTTGGAGATGGTGGCCGAGGAGTTCGAGGCTTTGATCAAAGAGCGAAATGACCTTTCTGATGAGGTATTGAAGCTTAAAACACAGCTTCGAGATTATCAGGAGGTTGAGAAGACCTTTAAGGAATCGCTCATGAATGCCCAGCAGACAATCAATCAGTCGCGCGAAAATTCCAAGCGCGAAGCCGATCTGATCATCAAAGAGGCTGAAGTTCGGGCTGAAAAGATCATCGAAAATGCGAAAATGCAATTGATCGAGATCAAAAATGAGCTTATGGTGATCAAAGCCCAGAAAGATTCATTCGCCAAGCGGTTGAGACATCTATTGGAGTCGCAATTGGAATTGCTGAGCGTCCTCGAAATTGATGATCTTGGCTTCGGTGAACCGAATACTGCTCCAAAACCAAAAGAATTGAAATATCAGATTCGGGAGCCAGCGTTTTTGGCAACGGCTTCAGATCAAAAAAAAAAGGACTCTGATGCCTCAGCCGATGAACGTCGCAAAGACGTGAAGATTTCTGATCAGTTCATTTTTTAG
- a CDS encoding purine-nucleoside phosphorylase: MSELREKIEETVRYLRTKTAATPSIGIILGTGLGALVDDINIEVAISYSDIPNFPIATVEFHAGKLIFGKLCGKSIVAMQGRFHYYEGYSMKQITFPVRVMKFLGVNTLLVSNACGGINANMKPGDIMLITDHINLLGDNPLIGENDDTLGPRFPDMSEPYSRKLIQLTEQIAQREGIIVKKGVYAAMTGPNLETAAEYRFLRTIGADVVGMSTIPEVIVAIHSGMSVLGFSVITDACVPEELKPANIPEIIETAKRAEPKLTLLIKKVVEQL, translated from the coding sequence TTGTCGGAATTGAGAGAGAAGATTGAAGAAACGGTTCGCTATCTACGGACGAAAACCGCTGCGACACCAAGTATCGGCATTATTCTTGGGACTGGTCTGGGCGCGTTGGTGGACGATATCAACATTGAAGTGGCTATTTCTTACTCTGATATTCCAAATTTTCCCATTGCCACCGTGGAGTTTCATGCAGGAAAACTCATTTTCGGCAAGCTTTGCGGTAAATCCATCGTTGCGATGCAGGGACGCTTTCATTATTATGAAGGCTACAGCATGAAACAAATCACCTTTCCTGTGCGCGTGATGAAGTTTTTAGGGGTCAATACTTTGCTGGTTTCCAATGCTTGCGGCGGCATCAATGCCAACATGAAGCCCGGGGATATCATGCTGATCACTGATCACATCAATCTATTGGGCGACAATCCGCTCATTGGAGAGAACGACGACACACTTGGACCCCGATTCCCCGACATGTCTGAACCCTATTCGAGGAAACTCATCCAATTGACCGAGCAGATTGCTCAGCGGGAAGGGATAATAGTTAAAAAAGGCGTTTATGCTGCGATGACCGGTCCAAATCTGGAGACGGCTGCCGAATATCGCTTCCTGCGAACCATCGGCGCAGACGTGGTGGGCATGTCCACCATCCCAGAAGTTATCGTCGCTATTCATAGCGGCATGAGCGTATTGGGCTTTTCCGTGATCACCGACGCCTGTGTCCCAGAAGAGCTCAAACCAGCAAATATCCCAGAAATCATCGAGACCGCTAAGAGGGCTGAACCCAAATTAACGCTGCTGATCAAAAAAGTTGTTGAGCAACTGTAA
- a CDS encoding TraR/DksA C4-type zinc finger protein, which yields MGTLDLEHYRQLILEKRKEIFEELNEGELKESIEEGPGENSYAFHLADVGSDSNEREKSFLVASIEGDLLAELDDALQRIEHGTYGICAICEQPIDPKRLEAIPYTKLCIHCKAKEERA from the coding sequence ATGGGAACACTCGATTTAGAGCATTATCGACAGCTCATATTGGAAAAGCGCAAGGAAATTTTTGAAGAGCTCAATGAGGGCGAATTGAAAGAATCGATTGAGGAAGGACCAGGCGAAAACTCCTATGCCTTCCATCTGGCAGATGTTGGTTCCGATAGCAATGAACGGGAAAAATCCTTTCTGGTTGCCTCAATTGAAGGAGACCTTTTGGCAGAGTTGGACGATGCATTGCAGCGAATTGAGCACGGGACATACGGGATCTGTGCGATCTGCGAGCAGCCGATCGATCCGAAACGACTGGAAGCGATCCCCTATACGAAATTATGTATTCATTGCAAGGCAAAAGAGGAGCGTGCCTGA